The genome window ATTGGATACGTTGAAGTCGTTTTCGATAAGCCACTATGCCGTCACACAGACTTTGGGCAAGTGTTTGCCGAAAAGCCGGCGACCGTAATTTCTTGGCAGTTTCTGCATGCGAGACAAATCCCAGCTCAGTCAGCACGCCCGGGCACTCCAAATCCTTCAACACCGACCAGCGCGCACGCTTCATACCACGATCAGGGCCGCCCAAACGCTGCACCAACGCCCGCTCCACATGATACGTGAGCAGCGCATTCCACGGATCATAATCATTCCCATTATAACGAATCGCATCTTTCGTAGTCGGTCGCGGGTATTTCGAAGAGGCCTGATGCTGAGGCGTCAGCGCATACGATTCGAAACCAGATGCCGCAGTCGATCCCGCAGCATTGAAATGCAAACTCACAAACAAATCCGCCTTCGCTCGATTCGCCACCTGAGGCCTCTGAGCTAGTGGAATATACACATCACTGTCACGTGTCATCACGACCTCAAAGCCAGATCGTTCCAGTAGCGACCTCACCCGCCGCGCCACATCCAGCGTTAAATTCTTCTCCAACAATCCGTAGGCATCATTACGTGCGCCACTATCTTTGCCTCCGTGCCCGGCATCGATCACAATCCGCCGAATTCCAGGGGGATTCTTAAATGCCTGCGGTGTCAGAATCGGCTGCAACACATGCTGATAATCCGCAGTCGCAATAAACAGCTGCCCGTTCGATTCCACCGTCGGAAACCCCAACACCACTGGCAATCGATTGATATATAAAGTGCGCCCATTCTTCCCGACATCGATCGTCGTCCATTTACTGCGAAGACGATAGGTCTTATATCCCTGCAACCAATACGGCTGCATACCGAATCCCTTCCCCACTGTCGCCAAATCCACATACGGCTGCCCACCCACCTGAATCTGGCGCGCCGACAAGGATGCGGGCACAAAAAAGCTTAGCGCCGCAAGCAGCGCTAAGCTTTGTAAAATGTAACGAGACATGCGTCGGCCTACCTTAACTGGAAGGGCTCCGACACACATCGAAACTAGGATTCGACTTCTTCGTCTTCCTCGTCGTCGTGCTCCTCGATCTCACTATCATCACGATCATCATACTCATGATCAGGATGGTTGAACTTCAAGACGCGCTTGCCTTCAGGCAATGGAGACAGAATGAGCGCGACCTGACGACCAACCAAGCGAGGCTCAGAATCTGCAGTGGCGATACCTGCAAGTTCATCTTTAGCAAGATTCACTCGGACAAAGCCTAGATCGCGGTGCTCGTTTTCACGTCCACGGAACTGAAGCGTCAGCTTCACCTTGTGGCCATGGTTGAGGAAACCTTCTGCACGACGCAGCTTTGTTTCAAAGTCATGGTCACCAATACGCACGCGGAATTTGATTTCCTTAAGCTTCGTCGCCTGCTGCTTGGTTTCCTTCTGCTTCTTGCTTTCCTCATAGAGGAACTTACCGAAGTCTAAAATACGACAGACTGGAGGACGCGCTGCTGGCGAAATCTCAATCAAGTCGAGCCCTACCTTTTGTGCGAGCTCAAGCGCCTTACGAGGCGGCATCACACCAAGGTTAGTGCCCTCTGGGCCGATCACGCGCACTTCTGTCGCGCGGATACGATCATTTCTTCTGAGACCTTTAGGTCCACGGTTACGGTTCTGATAGCGACCGCGATTATTCGGGTATTTTGGCATTAACTGATTTTTAGATAAACGTCTTGCATCGGAATTCGATCAGATAACCTATGCGAAAGTGGGAACTGCTTCGTGCCGCTCCGAAAAATCACTTTAGCTCGTCATAGACTTTGGTTGGATAAC of Lentimonas sp. CC4 contains these proteins:
- the infC gene encoding translation initiation factor IF-3, with amino-acid sequence MPKYPNNRGRYQNRNRGPKGLRRNDRIRATEVRVIGPEGTNLGVMPPRKALELAQKVGLDLIEISPAARPPVCRILDFGKFLYEESKKQKETKQQATKLKEIKFRVRIGDHDFETKLRRAEGFLNHGHKVKLTLQFRGRENEHRDLGFVRVNLAKDELAGIATADSEPRLVGRQVALILSPLPEGKRVLKFNHPDHEYDDRDDSEIEEHDDEEDEEVES
- a CDS encoding N-acetylmuramoyl-L-alanine amidase, which codes for MSRYILQSLALLAALSFFVPASLSARQIQVGGQPYVDLATVGKGFGMQPYWLQGYKTYRLRSKWTTIDVGKNGRTLYINRLPVVLGFPTVESNGQLFIATADYQHVLQPILTPQAFKNPPGIRRIVIDAGHGGKDSGARNDAYGLLEKNLTLDVARRVRSLLERSGFEVVMTRDSDVYIPLAQRPQVANRAKADLFVSLHFNAAGSTAASGFESYALTPQHQASSKYPRPTTKDAIRYNGNDYDPWNALLTYHVERALVQRLGGPDRGMKRARWSVLKDLECPGVLTELGFVSHAETAKKLRSPAFRQTLAQSLCDGIVAYRKRLQRIQ